One window of Ziziphus jujuba cultivar Dongzao chromosome 5, ASM3175591v1 genomic DNA carries:
- the LOC107421647 gene encoding UPF0496 protein At1g20180 → MWAKLRTFKIRKVSKELREVGKSFNVNEEYLSALRTKSYADFFTKAQLLVNQDSSSSSSSSYNPHLNFSEILLEPCQEAIPGILDSPILSKIPKLKSLLLNYFDISAEASNFCSHLLKTINRIQSSHSFIQLSLDKIEDYSPPDKLKPIISDLVNIFVVQTNPFSNLNNHDFKLIHDKYSSVLHRLKSMRKKVCRKIKLIKYLKKATGICVTAACGLVALIAIVLAAHTLTALLMGPALFSFPFKSLKEKITDLPFLRSGFLRTVGEQLDVAAKGTYILDRDFDTMGRLVARLHDEVEHNRSMVKFCMERKEERFCLQVVKELKKSSNGFRKQVEELEEHLYLCLVTINRARALVIKEMKTGTAACVKGSL, encoded by the exons ATGTGGGCAAAATTAAGAACTTTTAAGATCAGGAAAG tgagcAAAGAATTGAGAGAAGTTGGCAAAAGCTTTAACGTGAATGAAGAATATCTGAGTGCATTAAGAACCAAATCCTATGCCGATTTCTTCACTAAAGCTCAATTACTTGTAAACCAagattcatcatcatcatcatcatcatcttataACCCTCATCTAAACTTCTCAGAAATCCTTCTAGAACCTTGTCAAGAAGCAATCCCTGGTATTCTTGATTCACCAATTCTCTCAAAGATTCCGAAACTCAAATCCCTCCTTCTCAATTACTTCGACATCAGCGCCGAAGCTTCCAACTTCTGCAGCCACCTTCTCAAGACCATCAACCGTATCCAATCCAGCCACAGCTTCATTCAACTTTCCCTCGACAAAATCGAAGACTATTCGCCGCCGGACAAACTCAAACCCATCATTTCCGATCTCGTAAACATATTCGTCGTCCAAACCAATCCGTTTTCGAACCTCAACAACCATGATTTCAAGCTCATCCACGACAAATACTCGTCGGTTTTGCACCGCTTGAAATCCATGAGAAAGAAGGTGTGCAGGAAGATCAAGCTCATCAAGTATTTGAAGAAAGCAACCGGGATTTGCGTCACTGCAGCTTGCGGTTTAGTCGCCCTGATAGCCATTGTTCTCGCAGCACACACTCTCACTGCGCTGCTAATGGGACCGGCACTCTTCAGCTTCCCATTCAAAAGCTTGAAGGAGAAAATTACTGATTTGCCATTCCTTAGAAGTGGATTTCTTCGAACAGTTGGTGAGCAACTTGATGTGGCAGCAAAAGGGACTTACATTTTGGATAGAGATTTCGACACGATGGGAAGGCTTGTTGCTAGGCtgcatgatgaggttgagcataaCAGATCAATGGTAAAGTTTTGCATGGAAAGGAAAGAGGAAAGGTTTTGTTTGCAGGTGGTGAAGGAGCTCAAGAAGAGCAGCAATGGGTTCAGGAAGCAAGTGGAGGAGCTTGAAGAGCATTTGTATTTGTGTCTTGTAACTATCAATAGGGCTAGAGCTTTGGTTATCAAGGAAATGAAAACAGGCACTGCAGCTTGTGTAAAAGGAAGTTTGTAG